A section of the Streptomyces xinghaiensis S187 genome encodes:
- a CDS encoding VOC family protein — MPQPEGAELQAVRDRRERLRKRWLREPGDRPPTTVRGIHHVAFICRDVEETIRFYQEFLGFPLVEIVENRDYRGSTHFFFDLGHGNLLGFFDFPGHEHPPSTETVGGIQHLALSVGDEQFAAARAALDRENVDYAGPDRGVEESLYFRDPNGVPIELYRERLGIFDGRPVTGPGTV, encoded by the coding sequence ATGCCGCAACCGGAGGGCGCTGAACTCCAAGCCGTCCGAGACCGCCGCGAGCGCTTGCGGAAACGCTGGCTGCGCGAGCCCGGCGACCGGCCGCCGACCACGGTGCGCGGCATCCACCACGTGGCGTTCATCTGCCGCGACGTCGAGGAGACCATCCGCTTCTACCAGGAGTTCCTGGGGTTTCCGCTCGTCGAGATCGTGGAGAACCGGGACTACCGCGGCTCCACGCACTTCTTCTTCGACCTCGGCCACGGCAATCTGCTCGGCTTCTTCGACTTCCCCGGCCACGAGCACCCGCCGTCCACCGAGACCGTCGGCGGCATCCAGCATCTCGCCCTCTCGGTGGGCGACGAGCAGTTCGCCGCAGCCCGGGCGGCGCTGGACCGGGAGAACGTGGACTACGCGGGCCCCGACCGCGGCGTCGAGGAGAGCCTCTACTTCCGCGACCCCAACGGGGTGCCGATCGAGCTCTACCGGGAACGCCTCGGCATCTTCGACGGCAGGCCGGTCACCGGCCCCGGCACGGTCTGA
- a CDS encoding serine hydrolase domain-containing protein, whose translation MADDRVDGGTVDGGLSRRRFAGGALSLGGALLLASAPAQAAPLLSGSGRAPVLRRGSARQAGLLRPHLDRLMEDARGFLGPSPEHPWYAGAVVLAGRGRTVALHEPIGYAVRYAAYDEESGSGVEFPPDERIPMSAGTVFDLASLSKLFTSVLAVRQMERGALEPEAPVASYLPAFAGGGKEEVTVRQLLTHTSGLRPWIPLYREPTREGKLQLLWDERPVSPPGTAYAYSDLNLISLQLVLEEVTGRPLDALLRRDVTGPLGMRRTRYNPPASWRPRIAATEDARAPWSGLDRGLVWGEVHDENAWSLGGVAGHAGVFSCAWDLAVLCRTLLNGGAYGDVRILERESVELMFTDYNTGFPGDEHGLGFELYQHWYMGAMATPRSAGHTGFTGTSLVLDPVSDSFLVLLGNSVHPVRTWRSGSAPRVAAATHLARAVPVRPAEGRTAWFTGMENGATTTLTLPELTLTGSAPRLAFSLWWDTEPNADRLRLEASADGGESWRPVPFTTEGPGDEVPADHPEGTVGGWSGRVWHRASAGLARWRGGPVRLRWRCETDVRYVGRGVYADGIRVTDGRRTVFDGSRRADAERIEAVGWAPSAD comes from the coding sequence ATGGCGGACGACAGGGTGGACGGCGGCACGGTGGACGGCGGACTCTCCCGGCGCCGGTTCGCGGGCGGCGCGCTGTCGCTCGGCGGGGCGCTGTTACTGGCCTCCGCGCCGGCCCAGGCCGCGCCCCTCCTCTCCGGCAGCGGCCGAGCCCCCGTCCTGCGCCGGGGCTCCGCCCGGCAGGCGGGGCTGCTCCGGCCGCACCTCGACCGGCTGATGGAGGACGCCCGCGGCTTCCTCGGCCCGTCCCCCGAGCACCCCTGGTACGCCGGCGCCGTGGTCCTCGCCGGGCGCGGCCGGACGGTCGCCCTGCACGAGCCGATCGGCTACGCGGTCCGCTACGCGGCGTACGACGAGGAGTCCGGCAGCGGGGTGGAGTTCCCGCCGGACGAGCGGATCCCGATGTCCGCCGGCACCGTCTTCGACCTGGCGTCCCTCTCCAAGCTGTTCACCTCGGTCCTCGCGGTGCGGCAGATGGAGCGCGGGGCGCTGGAGCCGGAGGCGCCCGTCGCCTCGTACCTCCCGGCATTCGCCGGCGGCGGCAAGGAGGAGGTGACCGTACGGCAGCTCCTCACCCACACCTCCGGTCTCCGGCCCTGGATCCCCCTCTACCGGGAGCCCACCCGGGAGGGGAAACTCCAACTCCTCTGGGACGAAAGGCCGGTGAGCCCGCCCGGCACCGCCTACGCCTACTCCGACCTCAACCTCATCTCCCTCCAGCTCGTTCTGGAGGAGGTCACCGGCCGGCCGCTGGACGCCCTGCTGCGGCGGGACGTCACCGGGCCGCTGGGCATGCGCCGCACCCGCTACAACCCTCCCGCCTCCTGGCGCCCGCGGATCGCCGCGACCGAGGACGCCCGGGCGCCGTGGAGCGGCCTGGACCGCGGACTGGTCTGGGGCGAGGTGCACGACGAGAACGCCTGGTCGCTCGGCGGCGTCGCCGGGCACGCCGGGGTGTTCTCCTGCGCCTGGGACCTGGCCGTGCTGTGCCGCACCCTGCTGAACGGCGGCGCGTACGGCGACGTCCGCATCCTGGAGCGGGAGTCGGTCGAGCTGATGTTCACCGACTACAACACCGGCTTCCCCGGCGACGAGCACGGCCTGGGCTTCGAGCTCTACCAGCACTGGTACATGGGCGCGATGGCCACCCCGCGCAGCGCCGGGCACACCGGCTTCACCGGCACCTCCCTCGTGCTCGACCCGGTGTCCGACTCCTTCCTCGTCCTGCTGGGCAACTCCGTCCACCCGGTGCGCACGTGGCGCAGCGGCAGCGCTCCGAGGGTGGCGGCGGCGACGCATCTGGCGCGGGCCGTGCCGGTCCGTCCGGCCGAGGGCCGCACGGCCTGGTTCACCGGCATGGAGAACGGCGCGACGACCACCCTCACCCTGCCGGAGCTGACCCTCACCGGCTCCGCGCCCCGGCTCGCCTTCTCCCTGTGGTGGGACACCGAGCCGAACGCCGACCGGCTGCGTCTGGAGGCCTCGGCGGACGGCGGGGAGAGCTGGCGGCCGGTGCCGTTCACCACCGAGGGGCCCGGGGACGAGGTTCCGGCCGACCATCCGGAGGGCACGGTGGGCGGCTGGTCGGGGCGGGTCTGGCACCGGGCGTCCGCCGGCCTGGCGCGGTGGCGCGGCGGCCCCGTGCGGCTGCGCTGGCGCTGCGAGACGGACGTCCGGTACGTCGGGCGGGGCGTCTACGCGGACGGAATCCGGGTGACGGACGGCCGCCGCACCGTCTTCGACGGCTCCCGCCGGGCCGACGCGGAGCGCATCGAGGCGGTGGGCTGGGCGCCGTCGGCGGACTGA
- a CDS encoding MSMEG_6728 family protein — MQTFLPYAEFLESARVLDARRLGKQRVETIQVLRGLTVPGYGWRHHPAVRMWAGYEEALVRYGLDMVRVWCEDGRRDTCAATLVTDLSHATGRTAARSQEDLGAAGELPPWLGDPAFHLSHRSALVRKDPERYGPLFPGVPDDLPYVWPVSDRHGASGPGAA; from the coding sequence ATGCAGACCTTCCTCCCTTACGCGGAGTTCCTGGAGAGCGCCCGGGTGCTGGACGCGCGGCGGCTGGGCAAGCAGCGGGTCGAGACGATCCAGGTGCTGCGGGGTCTCACCGTGCCGGGGTACGGCTGGCGGCACCACCCTGCCGTCCGGATGTGGGCGGGCTACGAGGAGGCGCTGGTCCGGTACGGCCTGGACATGGTCCGGGTGTGGTGCGAGGACGGCCGCCGGGACACCTGCGCGGCGACCCTGGTCACCGATCTGTCCCACGCCACGGGGCGCACGGCGGCCCGGTCCCAGGAGGATCTCGGGGCGGCGGGCGAGCTGCCGCCGTGGCTGGGCGACCCCGCTTTTCATCTGAGCCACCGGTCGGCGCTGGTACGGAAGGACCCGGAGCGGTACGGGCCGCTCTTTCCCGGGGTTCCGGACGATCTGCCGTACGTGTGGCCCGTCTCGGACCGGCACGGGGCGTCGGGGCCCGGCGCGGCGTAG
- a CDS encoding type 1 glutamine amidotransferase domain-containing protein — protein sequence MKVAFLVATEGVEQIELTEPWQAVKDAGWTPELVSTSSGEIQAFNHLDKADTFPVDKAVSDASADDYAGLVLPGGVANPDFLRLDRKAVAFAKSFFDAGKPVAAICHGPWTLIEAGVVRGRTLTSWPSLRTDIENAGGTWVDEQLKVCSAGPNKLITSRKPDDLKAFGEAITDEFGKAG from the coding sequence GTGAAGGTTGCCTTCCTCGTGGCCACGGAGGGTGTCGAACAGATCGAGCTGACGGAGCCGTGGCAGGCGGTGAAGGACGCCGGCTGGACACCGGAGCTGGTCTCCACCTCCTCCGGTGAGATCCAGGCGTTCAACCACCTGGACAAGGCGGACACCTTCCCCGTGGACAAGGCCGTGTCCGACGCCTCCGCCGACGACTACGCCGGCCTGGTCCTGCCGGGCGGTGTCGCCAACCCCGACTTCCTGCGGCTCGACCGGAAGGCCGTGGCCTTCGCCAAGAGCTTCTTCGACGCGGGCAAGCCGGTCGCGGCGATCTGCCACGGCCCGTGGACCCTGATCGAGGCCGGAGTGGTGCGCGGACGCACCCTCACCTCCTGGCCGAGCCTGAGGACGGACATCGAGAACGCCGGCGGCACCTGGGTCGACGAACAGCTCAAGGTGTGCTCCGCCGGCCCCAACAAGCTGATCACCAGCCGCAAGCCGGACGACCTCAAGGCGTTCGGCGAAGCGATCACCGACGAATTCGGCAAGGCGGGCTGA
- a CDS encoding ATP-binding protein translates to MNSRELREPPVCTARTASLVPREPHGARAAVHPAERCRRIGLAAGAPESVGAARRAVAETLREWRLPSLADDVTLCVSELVGNAVEHAAPHPEPPAGHGAAGHRRPPGHGPAGDGHHEIGVTLRAWPEWLFLEVTDGDPRPPAPPAAQVPPHELPAALPGFPLADRGRGLFLVNTLADATWWAPRARGGKSVFCRFDLTDRAV, encoded by the coding sequence ATGAACTCGCGCGAGTTACGGGAGCCGCCGGTGTGCACGGCGCGGACGGCATCCCTCGTACCCCGGGAGCCGCATGGCGCCCGGGCGGCCGTCCACCCGGCGGAGAGATGCCGGCGGATCGGCCTGGCGGCCGGTGCCCCGGAGTCGGTGGGAGCGGCGCGCCGGGCGGTCGCGGAGACGCTCCGCGAGTGGCGGTTGCCCTCGCTGGCCGACGACGTGACGCTGTGCGTGTCGGAGCTGGTCGGCAACGCGGTGGAGCACGCCGCGCCGCACCCGGAGCCCCCGGCCGGGCACGGCGCGGCCGGGCACCGGAGGCCGCCCGGGCACGGACCCGCCGGTGACGGACACCACGAAATCGGCGTGACGCTGCGCGCCTGGCCGGAGTGGCTGTTCCTGGAGGTCACCGACGGGGACCCGCGGCCGCCCGCCCCTCCCGCGGCGCAGGTCCCGCCGCACGAACTGCCCGCGGCCCTCCCGGGCTTCCCGCTCGCCGACCGCGGCCGGGGCCTGTTCCTCGTCAACACCCTGGCCGACGCAACCTGGTGGGCGCCCCGCGCCCGAGGCGGCAAGAGCGTCTTCTGCCGCTTCGATCTGACCGACAGGGCCGTCTGA
- a CDS encoding phytoene desaturase family protein — MPTTPESTAPEPSPREPAASSAPAAPIRGAYDAVIVGGGHNALVAAAYLARAGRSVLLLERLDRVGGAAVSTRPFAGMDARLSRYSYLVSLLPGKIVNDLGLVFAVRHRSVSSYTPAVRDGRPTGLLVGGGTARTRASFARLTGSDREFEAWQRFYGMTGRLAERVFPTLTAPLPTRAQLRARIDDEAAWQALFEQPLGVTIEETFTDDLVRGVVLTDGLIGTFADAHDPGLAQNRCFLYHVIGGGTGDWNVPVGGMGALTTALAGAARAAGAEIRTGHEATRLETDGTHAEVTYRHADGTGTVAARHVLVGASPEELAALLGDGPPAAGRAEGCQLKVNMLLRRLPRLRDPEADPREAFAGTFHIAEGYGQLAEAHRQAAAGELPGAPPSEIYCHSLTDPSILGPELAESGHHTLTLFGLHTPARLFEGGPAQDGGVSGGVLGGDGTGDSVRDRLLRATLAQLDAHLAEPLADCLATDAEGRPCIEARTPLDLDRELRLPRGHIFHRDLSFPYATETTGRWGVETRHANVLLCGAGAVRGGGVSGIPGHNAAMAALGR; from the coding sequence ATGCCGACCACACCGGAATCCACCGCACCGGAACCGAGCCCCCGGGAGCCCGCCGCGTCCTCCGCACCGGCGGCCCCGATCCGGGGCGCCTACGACGCCGTCATCGTCGGCGGCGGGCACAACGCCCTGGTGGCCGCCGCCTACCTCGCCCGGGCCGGCCGCAGCGTGCTGCTGCTGGAGCGGCTGGACCGGGTCGGCGGCGCGGCCGTCTCCACCCGCCCCTTCGCCGGGATGGACGCGCGCCTCTCGCGCTACTCGTACCTGGTCAGCCTGCTCCCCGGGAAGATCGTCAACGATCTCGGGCTGGTCTTCGCCGTCCGGCACCGCTCCGTCTCCTCGTACACCCCCGCCGTCCGCGACGGCCGGCCCACCGGGCTGCTCGTCGGCGGCGGCACCGCCCGCACCCGTGCGTCGTTCGCCCGGCTCACCGGCTCCGACCGGGAGTTCGAGGCGTGGCAGCGCTTCTACGGCATGACGGGCCGGCTGGCCGAGCGCGTGTTCCCCACCCTCACCGCGCCGCTGCCCACCCGGGCCCAACTCCGCGCCCGGATCGACGACGAGGCGGCCTGGCAGGCGCTGTTCGAGCAGCCGCTCGGCGTCACGATCGAAGAGACGTTCACCGACGACCTGGTGCGCGGCGTCGTGCTCACCGACGGCCTCATCGGCACCTTCGCCGACGCCCACGACCCGGGTCTCGCCCAGAACCGCTGCTTCCTCTACCACGTGATCGGCGGCGGCACCGGTGACTGGAACGTGCCCGTGGGCGGCATGGGCGCGCTCACCACGGCCCTGGCCGGCGCGGCCCGCGCGGCGGGCGCCGAGATCCGCACCGGACACGAGGCGACGCGCCTGGAGACGGACGGCACCCACGCCGAGGTGACGTACCGCCACGCGGACGGCACGGGCACGGTGGCGGCGCGGCACGTCCTCGTCGGCGCCTCCCCCGAGGAACTGGCCGCGCTCCTCGGCGACGGGCCGCCCGCGGCCGGACGCGCGGAGGGCTGCCAGCTCAAGGTCAACATGCTGCTGCGCCGGCTGCCCCGGCTGCGGGACCCGGAGGCCGACCCGCGCGAGGCGTTCGCCGGCACCTTCCACATCGCCGAGGGCTACGGCCAGCTGGCCGAGGCCCACCGGCAGGCGGCGGCGGGGGAGCTCCCCGGGGCACCGCCCAGCGAGATCTACTGCCACTCCCTCACGGACCCGTCGATCCTCGGGCCGGAGCTCGCGGAGAGCGGCCACCACACCCTCACCCTCTTCGGCCTGCACACCCCGGCCCGGCTCTTCGAGGGCGGCCCGGCGCAGGACGGCGGGGTGAGCGGCGGCGTGCTTGGTGGGGACGGCACCGGGGACTCCGTCCGGGACCGCCTGCTCCGGGCCACCCTCGCCCAGCTCGACGCCCACCTGGCCGAGCCGCTCGCCGACTGCCTCGCCACCGACGCCGAGGGCAGGCCCTGCATCGAGGCGAGGACACCGCTCGACCTGGACCGTGAACTCCGGCTGCCCCGCGGCCACATCTTCCACCGTGACCTGTCCTTCCCCTACGCCACGGAGACCACCGGCCGCTGGGGTGTCGAGACCCGGCACGCCAATGTGCTGCTGTGCGGGGCGGGCGCGGTGCGCGGCGGCGGGGTCAGCGGCATTCCCGGCCACAACGCGGCCATGGCGGCCCTGGGCCGCTGA
- a CDS encoding serine/threonine-protein kinase — protein sequence MEKTGLVRGRYRLLERIGRGGMGEVWRALDESLGRQVAVKCLKPLGPELDDHSARVLRERFRREARVAASLQHRGITVVHDFGEDDGVLHLVMELLDGRHLGQVLEDNGRHPLSLPDLVDVTGQIAAALAYTHRQGVVHRDLKPANIVRLADGTLKICDFGIARLARDMDPGSRLTSAGIAMGTPHYMSPEQISGGSADHRSDLYSLGCVLYELATGTPPFDQEDAWSVLVGHRDTPPRPLRDHRPELPEPFERLVLDLLAKDPGDRPGDAAELGDRLAAARYAHPAGTPVPLTEPYEPRLPAWTRGMTTGAKAVGALDRATPPDVSTGLTGPWTGGTGPTATGPPPQAPGRPPPPSGAAAALARRHESGLTLARHGRWAEAATTHRAVAAERERILGPDHPDTLASRYEAGTALLRAGRPAEALSEFERVAEPRQRALGPDHPATLLVRQDQAHVLGRLGRHFEAHQLYAAVLAARERADGPGHPDTLRCRHNLAVTLGRLGRAADSYRTASEVAAARSRTLGPDHPDTLVTRHEVAHALGQLGRWADALRVYREIAAARRRVLGPLHPDTLAARQEEGVSLGRLGRGAEALELYRDLVEQRTRAGGPEDPDTLRARHGVGVSLGRLGRWPEALSEAREVCAVRERVLGPGHPDTLSGRREIAVCLGRLGRWEDALDVYRRVARDRENVLGPGHPDALASRGDEAHCLEQLGRSAEAVEIYRRLAGLRGGGPAPG from the coding sequence GTGGAGAAGACGGGACTGGTCCGCGGCCGCTACAGACTGCTCGAACGGATCGGGCGTGGCGGCATGGGCGAGGTCTGGCGCGCCCTGGACGAGTCGCTGGGCCGCCAGGTCGCCGTCAAGTGCCTCAAGCCGCTCGGACCCGAACTCGACGACCACTCCGCCCGCGTGCTGCGTGAACGCTTCCGCCGCGAGGCCCGGGTGGCCGCCTCGCTCCAGCACCGCGGGATCACGGTCGTCCACGACTTCGGCGAGGACGACGGCGTGCTCCACCTCGTCATGGAACTCCTCGACGGCCGCCACCTCGGGCAGGTGCTGGAGGACAACGGCCGCCACCCGCTGTCCCTCCCGGACCTGGTGGACGTCACCGGGCAGATCGCCGCCGCCCTCGCGTACACCCACCGGCAGGGCGTGGTGCACCGCGACCTCAAACCGGCCAACATCGTCCGGCTCGCCGACGGCACCCTGAAGATCTGCGACTTCGGCATCGCCCGCCTCGCCCGCGACATGGACCCCGGCTCCCGCCTGACCAGTGCCGGAATCGCCATGGGCACCCCGCACTACATGTCGCCCGAGCAGATCTCCGGCGGCTCCGCCGACCACCGCAGCGACCTCTACTCGCTGGGCTGCGTGCTCTACGAACTGGCCACCGGCACCCCGCCGTTCGACCAGGAGGACGCCTGGTCCGTCCTCGTCGGCCACCGCGACACCCCGCCCCGCCCGCTCCGCGACCACCGGCCCGAGCTGCCCGAGCCCTTCGAACGGCTGGTGCTCGACCTGCTCGCCAAGGATCCCGGCGACCGTCCCGGCGACGCCGCCGAACTCGGCGACCGGCTCGCCGCCGCCCGCTACGCCCACCCGGCCGGCACCCCCGTACCGCTCACCGAGCCGTACGAGCCGCGGCTGCCGGCCTGGACCCGCGGCATGACCACCGGCGCCAAGGCCGTCGGCGCCCTCGACCGCGCCACGCCCCCCGACGTCTCCACCGGGCTCACCGGCCCCTGGACCGGCGGCACCGGCCCCACGGCCACCGGCCCGCCGCCGCAGGCACCGGGGCGGCCCCCGCCGCCGTCCGGCGCGGCCGCCGCTCTCGCCCGCCGCCACGAGTCCGGGCTCACCCTCGCCCGCCACGGCCGCTGGGCGGAGGCCGCCACGACGCACCGCGCCGTGGCCGCCGAACGCGAGCGGATCCTCGGCCCCGACCACCCGGACACCCTCGCCAGCCGCTACGAGGCCGGCACCGCCCTGCTCCGCGCCGGACGCCCCGCGGAAGCCCTGAGCGAGTTCGAGCGGGTGGCGGAGCCGCGGCAGCGCGCCCTCGGCCCGGACCATCCCGCGACCCTCCTCGTCCGGCAGGACCAGGCCCACGTCCTCGGGCGGCTCGGCCGGCACTTCGAGGCACACCAGCTCTACGCCGCCGTGCTCGCCGCCCGCGAACGCGCCGACGGCCCCGGCCACCCCGACACCCTGCGCTGCCGCCACAACCTCGCCGTCACCCTGGGCCGGCTGGGACGGGCCGCGGACTCCTACCGGACGGCCTCCGAGGTCGCCGCAGCCCGCTCCCGCACCCTCGGCCCCGACCACCCCGACACCCTGGTCACCCGCCACGAGGTGGCGCACGCCCTCGGACAGCTCGGCCGCTGGGCGGACGCGCTCCGCGTCTACCGGGAGATCGCCGCGGCCCGGCGGCGCGTCCTGGGCCCGCTCCACCCGGACACCCTCGCGGCCCGGCAGGAGGAGGGCGTCAGTCTCGGCCGGCTGGGCCGCGGCGCCGAGGCCCTGGAGCTGTACCGCGACCTGGTCGAGCAACGGACCCGGGCCGGCGGCCCGGAGGACCCCGACACCCTCCGCGCCCGGCACGGGGTGGGCGTCAGCCTCGGCCGGCTGGGGCGGTGGCCGGAGGCGCTGAGCGAGGCCCGCGAGGTCTGCGCCGTCCGGGAGCGGGTCCTGGGCCCCGGGCACCCGGACACCCTCTCCGGCCGCCGGGAGATCGCCGTCTGCCTGGGCCGGCTGGGCCGCTGGGAGGACGCCCTCGACGTCTACCGGCGGGTCGCCCGCGACCGGGAGAACGTCCTCGGCCCCGGCCATCCGGACGCCCTGGCCAGCCGGGGCGACGAGGCCCACTGCCTGGAACAGCTGGGACGGTCGGCGGAGGCCGTGGAGATCTACCGCCGCCTGGCCGGGCTCCGCGGCGGCGGCCCCGCCCCGGGCTGA
- a CDS encoding leucine-rich repeat domain-containing protein, which yields MNLWNRGLGTVPEEVWDRTGLRVLILAGNGLTGLSPRIAGLRRLHTLDLGHNALTAVPEEIGGLTGLTRFLYLHDNRLTALPRSLTRLTALRYLNAGENPLTALPPDLGVMTGLVELRAQHGALTTLPESAGELRNLRELWLRGNRITELPGTLGALAELRELDLRGNRLTGLPDGMAGLPLLRRLDLRANPLRRLPDWLAGLPSLEKLDLRWTGVGEDGPVVRELARRGCAVLL from the coding sequence CTGAACCTGTGGAATCGCGGACTCGGCACCGTTCCGGAGGAGGTCTGGGACCGTACGGGGCTGCGCGTCCTGATCCTCGCCGGCAACGGGCTGACCGGGCTCTCTCCCCGGATCGCGGGACTGCGCCGGCTGCACACCCTGGATCTCGGGCACAACGCCCTCACGGCCGTCCCGGAGGAGATCGGCGGGCTGACCGGCCTGACCCGCTTCCTGTATCTCCACGACAACCGGCTGACAGCGCTTCCCCGTTCCCTCACCCGGCTGACCGCACTGCGCTACCTCAATGCCGGCGAGAACCCTCTCACCGCGCTGCCACCGGACCTCGGCGTCATGACGGGCCTGGTCGAACTGCGCGCACAGCACGGCGCGCTGACGACACTGCCCGAGTCCGCCGGGGAACTGCGGAATCTGCGCGAGCTGTGGCTGCGAGGAAACCGGATCACCGAACTGCCCGGCACCCTGGGCGCGTTGGCGGAACTGCGCGAGCTCGACCTGCGCGGGAACCGCCTCACGGGCCTCCCCGACGGCATGGCGGGGCTGCCGCTGCTGCGCCGGCTCGATCTGCGGGCCAATCCGCTGCGCCGGCTGCCGGATTGGCTCGCCGGGCTGCCGTCCCTGGAGAAGCTGGACCTGCGCTGGACCGGCGTCGGCGAGGACGGCCCGGTGGTACGGGAGCTCGCCCGGCGGGGCTGCGCGGTACTGCTGTGA
- a CDS encoding pyridoxal 5'-phosphate synthase — translation MNGRRRVTTTNLRQLLRGLGVFEGELPRFDPAGTPPAPHELFTGWLLEAIRAGVPEPHAMTLSTAGADGVPSARVLILKNVDAAGWQFAAHARSPKGRELAERPYAALTFYWQPQARQIRVRGPVVAESPERSAADFRARGAGARAEALLGRQSEPLESPAARDAAVEESLARLEREPDLAAPEWTLYTVRAEAVEFWQGDRHRRHTRLTYRREADGWRKELLWP, via the coding sequence ATGAACGGGAGGAGACGCGTGACGACGACCAACCTTCGGCAACTCCTGCGCGGGCTGGGGGTGTTCGAGGGCGAACTGCCCCGGTTCGACCCCGCGGGCACACCACCGGCACCGCACGAGCTGTTCACCGGCTGGCTGCTGGAGGCCATCCGGGCCGGCGTCCCCGAACCGCACGCCATGACGCTCTCGACGGCCGGCGCGGACGGTGTTCCCTCGGCCCGGGTGCTGATCCTCAAGAACGTCGACGCGGCGGGCTGGCAGTTCGCGGCGCACGCGCGCAGCCCCAAGGGCCGGGAGCTGGCCGAACGGCCGTACGCGGCGCTGACCTTCTACTGGCAGCCGCAGGCGCGGCAGATCCGGGTGCGCGGCCCGGTGGTGGCGGAGTCCCCCGAGCGGAGCGCCGCGGACTTCCGCGCGCGGGGCGCGGGCGCCCGCGCGGAGGCCCTGCTCGGCCGGCAGAGCGAGCCGCTGGAATCGCCGGCGGCCCGCGACGCCGCCGTGGAGGAGTCGCTGGCGCGGCTGGAGCGCGAACCGGACCTGGCAGCTCCGGAATGGACGCTGTACACCGTGCGGGCCGAGGCGGTGGAATTCTGGCAGGGCGACCGGCACCGCCGCCACACCCGGCTCACCTACCGCCGGGAGGCGGACGGCTGGCGGAAGGAGCTGCTGTGGCCATGA
- a CDS encoding DUF397 domain-containing protein translates to MADTPTRRAATEHGKPQLDLDNAVWQSSGQGTGDVQIAFVEGFVAMRDRRATEGPALVFTPGEWRAFVLGARDGEFDLG, encoded by the coding sequence ATGGCGGACACTCCCACACGGCGGGCGGCGACGGAGCACGGGAAGCCGCAGCTCGATCTCGACAACGCGGTCTGGCAGTCCAGCGGCCAGGGGACGGGCGATGTCCAGATCGCCTTCGTCGAGGGCTTCGTCGCGATGCGCGACCGCCGCGCCACCGAGGGCCCGGCCCTGGTCTTCACCCCGGGGGAGTGGCGCGCCTTCGTCCTGGGCGCCCGCGACGGCGAGTTCGACCTCGGCTGA